In Gossypium hirsutum isolate 1008001.06 chromosome A10, Gossypium_hirsutum_v2.1, whole genome shotgun sequence, the DNA window TAAAACTCTAAACAGTTTTAATTGATCTTAagcttttcttttgttttaggaattagagaattttttttaaaaaaaaattgagtactTAATTAACGTTTGAGTAACATTAGCCGGTTTAATgtgttagggtttagggttaattgTGTGATTGACTTGCTAGGATTTGCTTTGTTGGACAGGAAGTAGTTGGTCAACGTACAATAGAGGTCACTTTATTATAGGGACGTTAGCCGGTTTACTgtgttagggtttagggttaattgTGTGATTGAATTGCTAGGGTTTGCTTTGTTGGACAGGAAGTAATTGGTCAATGTACAATAGAGGTCACTTTATTATAGGGacttcatcaatttagtccctctactattaaatggatcaatttagtccctgtactattaaaaagaattggAATAGAGTTAGCATTTActgttaaaaaaatcatttactgtttaacaaagttaatattttaaagtttttatgattttataattgaAATAGTTTGTTTGGTATTGAACTGGCATTGAAAGAAATAACTTTCAAGACATTTTTTATATGGTAAATGTTAACTCTTTTTACCATCTAGACTAATttcattctttttaatagtatagggactaaattgatcccTTTAATAATAGAGGCACTAATTTGATCCGGTCCCAATAATACAAGGACATCCTAGATACTTTAACCAAAAGTAATTAGTTGTGTTAACTAAATGATGAATCAGGTTATATAttgttctttgaattttttttcctccCTTTATTGCCTTGTTTTTGAAATTGGTGCTTATGATTTGTTCGGTGCCGATGGGTGTTAGGTCGAAGTCAAACCAGTATCCGAACACTTCATTAATCCAAATTGAGGGAGTTAACACCAAAGAGGAAGTAGCTTGGTATGCCGGCAAGCGTATGGCTTATATTTACAAGGCTAAGGTGAAGAAGAATGGTTCTCATTATCGCTGCATTTGGGGCAAGGTAACTAGACCGCATGGTAACAGTGGTGTCGT includes these proteins:
- the LOC107951545 gene encoding 60S ribosomal protein L35a-1 produces the protein MVKGRQGERVRLYVRGTILGYKRSKSNQYPNTSLIQIEGVNTKEEVAWYAGKRMAYIYKAKVKKNGSHYRCIWGKVTRPHGNSGVVRAKFKSNLPPKSMGDRVRVFMYPSNI